The following is a genomic window from Nitrospira sp..
ATTGTGGCGCTCACGGCCAATGCGTTTCGGGAGGAAATCGACAAGAGCCTGACCTCCGGCTGCACGGCGCACCTGACCAAGCCCATCACCAAGAAAGTCTTGCTCGACGCCATTCATCGCTACACCCAGGACGCCGGGCGGCAGGAGGCCGCATAACTCGATGAACCGTATTCAGTCGGCGTCGATAACGATTCGACCGCCAGGAGGGACCGATCATGACACACACCATTTTATGCGTCGAAGATGAGCCCGATACGGGCAGCCTGATCCAAACGATCCTCGAACGCGAGGGCTACAAAGTCGTGCGGGCGGTCGACGGGCGGCAAGCCATCTGCCTGATCGAAACGATTCTTCCGCCCGCCTTGATCCTACTGGACATTGTGGTGCCCTATGTCAATGGATTCGAGCTGCTCGCCGGCTTGCGCCGAAACCCAGACTGGAAACACATTCCCATCGTCATGCTCAGCGCCGATTCCTACGGGCCAGATATTCAGCGGGCATTGAACGAAGGCGCCACGGCATATGTCATCAAGCAGCAGGGCTTCCATGAACTGGTCCAGCGCGTGAAGGACATCCTGGAGCCGGTGCCGGCAAATGCCCCGGCGGCGACGAAACCGCGACGAGCCAGTCCATCCGCGTCCAGCCGGAGCAGAAAAAAGAGGGCCGCCTGAGCGAACGATGTCGCTTGTAACCGGAGAGCACACCATGAATCACACATCTCCCGACCAGTCCGCCGGTGCTTCGCAGGCGTTGATCGTGCATATCGAATCGGATTTCGAGCCACTGCTTCCGAAATTCATGACCAACCGAAAAAAGGAAGTCGTTGCCATGCGCGACGCCCTCGCGCAGCAAGA
Proteins encoded in this region:
- a CDS encoding Putative response regulator, CheY (Modular protein) (MaGe:77307482), with translation MTHTILCVEDEPDTGSLIQTILEREGYKVVRAVDGRQAICLIETILPPALILLDIVVPYVNGFELLAGLRRNPDWKHIPIVMLSADSYGPDIQRALNEGATAYVIKQQGFHELVQRVKDILEPVPANAPAATKPRRASPSASSRSRKKRAA